One Piliocolobus tephrosceles isolate RC106 unplaced genomic scaffold, ASM277652v3 unscaffolded_17503, whole genome shotgun sequence genomic window carries:
- the CCDC96 gene encoding coiled-coil domain-containing protein 96 has product MDGSSEHTKDPGGEGGDGESLAARPSKIKASSGPPTPLEPGELESEAEEEEEEASQGGTAADEQAKAPKELTAAEDAGEEGPGEPGRPAKPQPEPEEPAEAGAEEPAQPESGAGPEELDAEARAEELEQAAEGKQVRSQASLRLTRIGEEEAAAAPEAETERVEGEEEDEEKTQRDGAESEGRAGEGRPAKSQEEGKPLGGRDEFEDLEWSEEVQKLQEQQLRSDLLDQYRSLMVERNRSQRYNLYLQHKIFEALRKKKGLEAAEVPDRGAEAEAPEKEQAYLRHLGMLEDLKKQQADDLHWYHQELDQLKQQCQEKLSRVEKEWRRFQALKKRVMMQAMGSCRMRGGHQAALREVEQIQALEDKKEKEMSAVRLENVQLKQSLVHFETRMRTQEDLTQGLLLIDFEQLKIENQTFNEKIEERNEELLKLRNKVTNSVQVITHLKEKLYFMDTENACKKTQLAEIEAQVALGRDILTKTKQAREGLRTDNIRLNQKCGLLGKDSLLRDLEEKVDRTELLHQRLESLKRHHAGLTLSCRGVRQKIREAKAFLPS; this is encoded by the coding sequence ATGGACGGCAGCTCTGAGCACACTAAAGACCCCGGCGGGGAAGGCGGAGACGGGGAAAGCCTGGCTGCGCGGCCGTCCAAGATCAAGGCCAGCTCTGGCCCTCCGACCCCTCTCGAACCCGGGGAGCTGGAGTcggaggcggaggaggaggaagaggaggcttcGCAGGGAGGCACCGCCGCGGACGAGCAGGCCAAGGCCCCGAAAGAGCTAACGGCAGCCGAGGATGCGGGCGAGGAGGGGCCAGGAGAGCCGGGGAGGCCGGCCAAGCCCCAGCCCGAACCCGAAGAGCCGGCCGAGGCCGGGGCTGAGGAGCCCGCCCAGCCGGAGTCCGGAGCCGGGCCCGAGGAACTAGATGCGGAGGCGAGGGCGGAGGAGCTGGAGCAGGCGGCGGAGGGCAAGCAAGTCCGGTCCCAGGCCTCTCTGCGGCTGACCAGGATCGGCGAAGAAGAGGCTGCTGCAGCCCCGGAGGCCGAGACAGAGCgggtggagggggaggaggaggacgaggagaagacacagagagacGGCGCTGAGAGCGAGGGGAGGGCTGGGGAAGGACGCCCGGCCAAAAGCCAGGAAGAGGGGAAGCCCCTCGGTGGAAGGGACGAGTTTGAGGACCTCGAGTGGTCCGAGGAGGTCCAGAAGCTACAGGAGCAGCAGCTGCGCAGCGACCTCCTGGACCAGTACCGTTCCCTGATGGTGGAGCGGAACCGCTCCCAGCGCTACAACCTATACCTGCAGCACAAGATCTTCGAGGCGCTGCGCAAAAAGAAGGGCCTGGAGGCCGCTGAGGTGCCTGACCGGGGCGCAGAGGCAGAGGCCCCTGAGAAAGAGCAAGCGTACCTGCGCCATCTGGGCATGCTGGAGGACCTGAAGAAGCAGCAGGCAGACGACCTGCACTGGTACCACCAGGAGCTGGACCAGTTGAAGCAGCAGTGCCAGGAGAAGCTCTCAAGGGTGGAGAAGGAGTGGCGGCGCTTCCAGGCACTCAAGAAGCGGGTGATGATGCAGGCCATGGGCAGCTGTCGGATGAGGGGCGGGCACCAGGCTGCTCTGCGAGAGGTGGAGCAGATCCAGGCGTTGGAGgataaaaaggagaaggagatgaGCGCCGTGCGGCTGGAGAACGTGCAGCTGAAGCAGAGCCTGGTGCATTTTGAAACCAGGATGAGGACCCAGGAGGACCTGACCCAGGGTCTGCTTCTTATTGACTTTGAACAGCTGAAGATTGAGAACCAGACCttcaatgagaaaattgaggaacGAAATGAGGAACTTTTAAAACTTCGCAACAAGGTGACCAACAGCGTGCAAGTAATAACCCACCTGAAGGAAAAGCTGTACTTCATGGACACGGAGAACGCGTGCAAAAAGACACAGCTGGCAGAAATCGAGGCCCAGGTCGCGCTAGGAAGAGACATCCTGACCAAGACGAAGCAAGCCCGAGAGGGGCTGCGGACGGACAACATCAGGCTGAATCAGAAGTGCGGACTTCTAGGCAAGGACTCACTTCTTCGGGACTTGGAAGAAAAGGTGGACAGGACCGAACTGCTCCACCAGCGCCTGGAATCCCTGaagcgccaccacgccgggctcaCTTTGTCCTGCAGAGGCGTGAGGCAGAAGATCAGGGAGGCCAAAGCCTTTCTCCCCTCTTGA